From Microbacterium sp. YJN-G, a single genomic window includes:
- a CDS encoding arabinan endo-1,5-alpha-L-arabinosidase, with product MFDLDTSGWGARNAHDPTIVRGDDGLWYMFSTDAAAGVDRIPAGAHVRTSPDLVTWTFRGTALDGVPQQAGEWSGAAGLWAPEVVRWPDAGGDERDAEPRWHMYYSASTFGSRTSAIGLATASAPSGPWTDRGIVIATHHDRDAVNAIDAAVVFDADGAPWMIYGSFFGGIHAVELSIETGKRLRDEPGALIARRPRSVDGAIEGAYVVRRDGRYVLFVSYDSLADTYSVRVGVSDAITGPYLDHQGRELTSPAEADAESTGTKVLGGLRFPGGVGLIAPGHNSIFHDGDATFMVHHVRLADAPTQHEAQVRRVHWTASGWPLVSPHPYAGAERERLASPEPIAGEWDAVRFAPEVPAMVDAERVTVIAEGESDGDAVGVQLVVCPDAGSLNAAQAGSLRLSKGPSADIVLDAVVFGAWDPVAQRTVLAFSGIDRDGVVWSGSKAVTP from the coding sequence ATGTTCGACCTCGACACCTCCGGCTGGGGTGCGCGCAACGCGCACGACCCGACGATCGTCCGCGGCGACGACGGGCTCTGGTACATGTTCTCCACCGACGCCGCGGCGGGCGTGGATCGCATCCCGGCCGGTGCGCACGTGCGCACCTCGCCCGACCTGGTCACCTGGACGTTCCGGGGCACGGCCCTCGACGGCGTCCCGCAGCAGGCGGGGGAGTGGTCGGGTGCGGCAGGACTCTGGGCGCCCGAGGTGGTGCGGTGGCCGGATGCCGGCGGCGACGAAAGGGATGCCGAGCCGCGCTGGCACATGTACTACTCGGCGTCGACGTTCGGCTCGCGCACCTCGGCGATCGGGCTGGCCACCGCATCCGCCCCGTCGGGCCCGTGGACCGACCGCGGCATCGTGATCGCCACCCATCACGACCGCGACGCCGTCAACGCGATCGACGCGGCCGTCGTCTTCGACGCCGACGGGGCGCCGTGGATGATCTACGGCTCGTTCTTCGGCGGCATCCACGCCGTCGAGCTCTCGATCGAGACCGGCAAGCGCCTGCGCGACGAGCCGGGAGCGCTGATCGCGCGCCGGCCGCGCAGCGTCGACGGCGCCATCGAGGGCGCCTACGTCGTGCGCCGCGACGGGCGGTACGTGCTGTTCGTCTCGTACGACTCGCTCGCCGACACCTACAGCGTGCGCGTCGGCGTCTCGGATGCCATCACCGGGCCGTACCTCGACCACCAGGGGCGCGAGCTGACCTCGCCTGCCGAGGCGGATGCCGAGAGCACCGGCACCAAGGTGCTCGGCGGGCTGCGCTTCCCCGGCGGGGTGGGGCTCATCGCCCCCGGGCACAACTCGATCTTCCATGACGGCGACGCGACCTTCATGGTGCACCACGTGCGCCTCGCCGACGCCCCCACCCAGCACGAGGCGCAGGTGCGCCGCGTGCACTGGACGGCGTCAGGATGGCCGCTCGTCTCGCCGCACCCCTACGCCGGCGCCGAGCGCGAGCGACTCGCGTCGCCCGAGCCGATCGCGGGGGAGTGGGATGCCGTGCGCTTCGCGCCCGAGGTGCCGGCGATGGTCGACGCCGAGCGCGTCACCGTGATCGCCGAGGGCGAGTCCGACGGGGATGCCGTGGGCGTGCAACTCGTCGTGTGCCCCGACGCTGGGTCCCTGAACGCGGCCCAAGCTGGGTCCCTGAGGCTCTCGAAGGGCCCCAGCGCTGACATCGTTCTCGACGCCGTCGTCTTCGGCGCCTGGGACCCCGTCGCGCAGCGCACCGTGCTCGCCTTCAGCGGCATCGACCGCGACGGCGTCGTGTGGAGCGGATCCAAGGCGGTGACGCCATGA
- a CDS encoding alpha-N-arabinofuranosidase has translation MTKARISIDREAVVAPIDRRIFGSFVEHLGRCVYDGIYEPGHPTANEDGFRLDVVDLVRELGSTTIRYPGGNFVSGFRWEDSVGPREQRPVRRDLAWHSLETNQVGVDEFARWLKLTGSELMMAVNLGTRGIEAALDLLEYANHPSGTALSDQRIANGTVEPHDIRMWCLGNEMDGPWQTGYMTADDYGKLAARTAQAMKAADRNLELVVCGSSGSSMPTFGDWERTVLEHTYQHVDFISCHAYYQERGGDLASYLASSLNMQYFIETVAATADHVGYKLKSDKKIKLSFDEWNIWYLDEHQASDEVNDEWRYAPRQLEDVYSVADAVVLGNLLITLLKNHDRVASASLAQLVNVIAPIMTEPGGDAWRQTTFFPFSVTSRLAKGEIIKPRIDVGTYDTAVYGAAPLVDSVVTTDGESSAVFLVNRSQTESIEVTIAVSELGVSRIDEAVTLWDDEVYAKNTLADQNRVGLKDLECVALADGVLTVTLPPVSWSALALS, from the coding sequence GTGACCAAGGCACGCATCTCCATCGACCGCGAGGCGGTCGTCGCGCCGATCGACCGGCGCATCTTCGGCTCGTTCGTCGAGCACCTCGGCCGCTGCGTCTACGACGGCATCTACGAGCCCGGCCACCCCACCGCCAATGAGGACGGCTTCCGCCTCGACGTCGTCGACCTCGTGCGCGAGCTCGGCTCGACCACGATCCGCTACCCGGGCGGCAACTTCGTCTCGGGCTTCCGCTGGGAGGACTCGGTCGGTCCGCGCGAGCAGCGCCCGGTGCGCCGTGACCTCGCCTGGCACTCGCTGGAGACCAACCAGGTCGGCGTCGACGAGTTCGCCCGGTGGCTCAAGCTCACCGGTTCCGAGCTGATGATGGCCGTCAACCTCGGCACCCGCGGCATCGAGGCAGCCCTCGACCTGCTCGAGTACGCCAACCACCCCTCGGGCACGGCGCTGAGCGACCAGCGCATCGCCAACGGCACCGTCGAGCCGCACGACATCCGCATGTGGTGCCTGGGCAACGAGATGGACGGCCCGTGGCAGACCGGCTACATGACCGCCGACGACTACGGCAAGCTCGCCGCCCGCACGGCGCAGGCCATGAAGGCCGCCGACCGCAACCTCGAACTGGTCGTGTGCGGCTCGTCGGGGTCGTCGATGCCGACCTTCGGCGACTGGGAGCGCACGGTGCTCGAGCACACGTACCAGCACGTCGACTTCATCTCGTGCCACGCCTACTACCAGGAGCGCGGCGGAGACCTCGCCTCGTACCTGGCCTCGTCGCTGAACATGCAGTACTTCATCGAGACGGTAGCCGCCACGGCCGACCACGTCGGGTACAAGCTGAAGTCCGACAAGAAGATCAAGCTCTCGTTCGACGAGTGGAACATCTGGTACCTCGACGAGCACCAGGCCTCCGACGAGGTCAACGACGAGTGGCGCTACGCGCCCCGCCAGCTCGAGGACGTGTACTCGGTGGCGGATGCCGTGGTGCTGGGCAACCTGCTCATCACGCTGCTGAAGAACCACGACCGGGTCGCCTCGGCCTCGCTCGCCCAGCTGGTCAACGTGATCGCGCCGATCATGACCGAGCCCGGCGGAGACGCCTGGCGGCAGACCACGTTCTTCCCGTTCTCGGTGACCTCGCGCCTGGCCAAGGGCGAGATCATCAAGCCCCGCATCGACGTGGGCACCTACGACACCGCCGTCTACGGCGCGGCACCCCTGGTGGACTCCGTCGTCACCACCGACGGCGAGAGCTCGGCGGTGTTCCTGGTCAACCGCAGCCAGACCGAATCGATCGAGGTGACCATCGCGGTCTCCGAGCTCGGGGTCTCGCGCATCGACGAGGCCGTCACCCTGTGGGACGACGAGGTGTACGCCAAGAACACCCTCGCCGACCAGAACCGCGTCGGGCTGAAGGACCTCGAGTGTGTGGCCCTCGCCGACGGCGTGCTCACGGTCACGCTGCCGCCCGTCTCCTGGTCTGCGCTCGCCCTGTCGTGA
- a CDS encoding beta-L-arabinofuranosidase domain-containing protein, protein MKFLPLDQVRLLDGPFARAVEVDLRYALELDPDRLLAPFRREAGLPAKAPSYGNWEDSGLDGQIAGHQLSALAFLHASTGDVEARRRLDAMVAELAECQRANGGGYVGGIPGGQALFESLATGGAGAVAALGSSEHWVPWYNLHKTFQGLIDAHVVAGDELPLRIVTSLADWWLPIADRIDDATFERMLDTEFGGMNDAFAQLAQLTGQDKYAAQAERFSHRAILDPLRRGEDALTGLHANTQIPKAVGYASTAVAVGDDAYLRAADAFWRTVVEHRTVAIGGNSVREHFHDAHDFTSMIDDREGPEFCNTYNMLKLTRALAEHELRPELLDFAERAVFNHVLASQHPERGGFVYFTSMRPRHYRVYSQPQLGFWCCVGTGLEAQARSAAEWVFGIEDGAPAVNLYLPAQALIDLPGAALPGVSIRVEADLPRSGEVAIRIDPAEARAFPLRLRVPAWAEELAGGLVDLRVNGSPAEAGALPGAVLVERTWEPGDRVTFRLPVDVRAERLPDGSPWQAFLAGPSVLATRDGDAHLDGLYADDSRMGHVAHGPLLPFADLPVLSPGEVPGGLEPFSGIHDSRYTVYWPVSDGDRAARAAQLRDLDDGLAVDAATVDAVAFGEQQPESDHGFTGTGTSVLTTGDRRWRTTTESMSVRMQTPGARTLRIRYRLTETPTAVTVRIDDEIVAEERFGTADRDGGRDAGRDGEVLDIDYGIGEVAGRTTAQVRFTAADGLLTPAIGAVRLLR, encoded by the coding sequence ATGAAGTTCCTGCCCCTGGATCAGGTCCGCCTGCTCGACGGTCCGTTCGCCCGGGCCGTCGAGGTCGATCTGCGCTACGCGCTCGAGCTCGACCCCGATCGGCTGCTCGCCCCGTTCCGGCGCGAGGCGGGTCTGCCGGCGAAGGCGCCAAGCTACGGCAACTGGGAGGACTCGGGGCTCGACGGCCAGATCGCCGGGCACCAGCTCTCCGCTCTCGCGTTCCTGCACGCCTCGACCGGTGACGTCGAGGCGCGTCGCCGGCTGGACGCGATGGTCGCCGAGCTCGCCGAGTGCCAGCGCGCGAACGGCGGCGGCTACGTCGGCGGCATCCCGGGCGGTCAGGCGCTGTTCGAGTCGCTGGCGACCGGGGGCGCCGGCGCCGTCGCGGCGCTCGGCTCCAGCGAGCACTGGGTGCCCTGGTACAACCTGCACAAGACCTTCCAGGGCCTGATCGATGCGCATGTCGTCGCCGGCGACGAGCTGCCGCTGCGCATCGTCACGTCGCTGGCCGACTGGTGGCTGCCCATCGCCGACCGGATCGACGACGCGACGTTCGAGCGGATGCTGGACACCGAGTTCGGCGGCATGAACGATGCCTTCGCGCAGCTGGCCCAGCTGACCGGCCAGGACAAGTACGCCGCGCAGGCCGAACGGTTCTCGCATCGCGCGATCCTCGATCCTCTGCGGCGCGGTGAGGATGCACTGACCGGCCTGCACGCGAACACGCAGATCCCGAAGGCGGTCGGCTATGCGAGCACCGCCGTCGCCGTCGGCGACGACGCGTACCTGCGTGCGGCCGATGCGTTCTGGCGCACCGTGGTCGAGCACCGCACGGTGGCGATCGGCGGCAACAGCGTGCGCGAGCACTTCCACGACGCGCACGACTTCACGTCGATGATCGACGACCGCGAGGGTCCGGAGTTCTGCAACACCTACAACATGCTCAAGCTCACCCGGGCGCTCGCCGAGCACGAGCTGCGCCCCGAGCTGCTCGACTTCGCCGAGCGCGCGGTGTTCAACCACGTGCTCGCCTCGCAGCATCCCGAGCGCGGCGGCTTCGTGTACTTCACCTCGATGCGCCCGCGTCACTACCGGGTGTACTCGCAGCCGCAGCTCGGCTTCTGGTGCTGCGTCGGCACCGGCCTCGAGGCGCAGGCCCGCTCGGCGGCCGAGTGGGTGTTCGGCATCGAGGACGGCGCACCGGCGGTGAACCTCTACCTGCCCGCCCAGGCGCTGATCGATCTGCCGGGTGCCGCCCTGCCTGGCGTCAGCATCCGCGTCGAGGCCGACCTGCCGCGCAGCGGCGAGGTCGCCATCCGCATCGATCCCGCGGAGGCCAGGGCGTTCCCGCTGCGGTTGCGCGTGCCGGCGTGGGCCGAAGAGCTGGCCGGCGGGCTCGTGGACCTGCGCGTGAACGGCTCGCCGGCCGAGGCCGGGGCTCTGCCCGGCGCTGTGCTGGTCGAGCGCACCTGGGAGCCCGGCGACCGCGTGACGTTCCGGCTGCCGGTCGACGTGCGCGCCGAGCGGCTGCCCGACGGCTCGCCGTGGCAGGCGTTCCTCGCCGGTCCGTCGGTGCTGGCGACGCGGGACGGCGACGCGCATCTCGACGGGCTGTACGCCGATGACAGCCGGATGGGTCATGTCGCGCACGGCCCGCTGCTGCCCTTCGCCGACCTGCCGGTGCTCTCCCCCGGCGAGGTGCCCGGCGGGCTGGAGCCGTTCTCCGGCATCCACGACTCCCGCTACACCGTGTACTGGCCGGTCTCGGACGGCGACCGGGCGGCGCGCGCGGCGCAGCTGCGCGACCTCGACGACGGCCTCGCGGTCGACGCGGCGACGGTCGATGCGGTGGCGTTCGGCGAGCAGCAGCCGGAGTCCGACCACGGTTTCACCGGCACCGGCACGTCCGTGCTGACGACGGGTGACCGGCGCTGGCGGACGACGACCGAGAGCATGTCGGTGCGGATGCAGACGCCGGGCGCCCGCACCCTGCGCATCCGCTATCGGCTGACGGAGACGCCCACCGCGGTGACGGTGCGGATCGACGACGAGATCGTCGCCGAGGAGCGCTTCGGCACCGCCGACCGAGACGGCGGCCGTGACGCCGGCCGCGACGGTGAGGTGCTCGACATCGACTACGGGATCGGCGAGGTCGCCGGGCGCACGACCGCGCAGGTGCGGTTCACCGCCGCCGATGGCCTGCTCACTCCCGCGATCGGGGCGGTGCGGCTGCTGCGCTGA
- a CDS encoding arabinan endo-1,5-alpha-L-arabinosidase — MTHPLLRLAGAAVAVLTAATALAGCAAAVAAPELSGDVFVHDPAYAVTEDGHFVYSTGNGQIADGGIQIRRSDDGADWEYAGEVWPEKPAWLADAVPGVDNLWAPELYEHDGTWYLYYSVSTFGSSRSVIALATNTTLDPADPAYEWVDRGPVIASEGTDYNAIDAGIVEDADGTPWMSFGSFSSGIRMVELEWPGGLRADDAEPLRLADRGLVENAIEAPYIIERDGWFYLFASRGFCCRGVDSTYEIIVGRAEDVTGPYLDAHGAALLDDGGTIVLAGDGASRIGPGGQSVADGMLAFHYYDGAADGIPTLGILPLEWRDGWPSATWPDSADERP, encoded by the coding sequence GTGACGCATCCGCTCCTGCGCCTGGCCGGCGCCGCCGTCGCGGTCCTCACCGCGGCGACGGCGCTGGCTGGGTGCGCGGCGGCGGTCGCCGCGCCCGAGCTGTCGGGCGACGTCTTCGTGCACGACCCGGCCTACGCGGTCACCGAGGACGGCCATTTCGTGTACTCGACCGGCAACGGGCAGATCGCCGACGGCGGCATCCAGATCCGGCGCTCCGACGACGGTGCCGACTGGGAGTACGCCGGTGAGGTGTGGCCCGAGAAGCCCGCCTGGCTCGCGGATGCCGTGCCCGGGGTCGACAACCTCTGGGCGCCCGAGCTGTACGAGCATGACGGCACCTGGTACCTCTACTACTCGGTGTCGACCTTCGGCAGCAGCCGCTCGGTGATCGCCCTGGCCACCAACACCACTCTCGACCCCGCCGACCCCGCCTACGAATGGGTCGACCGCGGGCCGGTGATCGCCTCGGAGGGCACCGACTACAACGCCATCGACGCCGGCATCGTGGAGGATGCCGACGGCACGCCATGGATGTCGTTCGGCTCGTTCTCGTCGGGCATCCGGATGGTCGAACTGGAATGGCCCGGCGGACTGCGCGCCGACGACGCCGAACCCCTGCGGCTCGCCGACCGCGGCCTCGTCGAGAACGCGATCGAGGCGCCGTACATCATCGAGCGCGACGGCTGGTTCTATCTGTTCGCCTCGCGCGGCTTCTGCTGCCGCGGCGTCGACAGCACCTACGAGATCATCGTCGGCAGGGCGGAGGACGTCACCGGCCCGTACCTGGATGCCCACGGCGCAGCCCTCCTCGACGACGGCGGCACCATCGTGCTGGCCGGCGACGGCGCCTCGCGCATCGGCCCGGGAGGGCAGTCCGTCGCGGACGGGATGCTGGCCTTCCATTACTACGACGGGGCCGCCGACGGCATCCCCACCCTCGGCATCCTGCCGCTGGAGTGGCGCGACGGCTGGCCGAGCGCCACCTGGCCGGACTCGGCCGACGAGAGGCCCTGA
- a CDS encoding YesL family protein, giving the protein MNTEAQLGLGWTGRVMQLLNAACTLVLVNLLFAAGTLAGLGVLGIMPAGAAAASVLLRDSTTLEREGGATRVFVRAYRRSFLRANLAGIPFLAAAALLAADALVLPRLTGPAAAVLTTLTVAIALAALLTGIVVVTLLERYDDPPAALLRYAVTVTLTSPATGAGVVVALAACGLIALAVPVFAPLAGASVPLAIAVRLIDRRLAHLDPAHPNH; this is encoded by the coding sequence ATGAACACCGAGGCGCAGCTGGGCCTGGGCTGGACCGGCCGGGTCATGCAGCTGCTGAACGCGGCCTGCACGCTCGTGCTCGTCAACCTGCTGTTCGCGGCCGGCACCCTGGCCGGGCTCGGGGTGCTCGGCATCATGCCGGCAGGCGCCGCCGCGGCATCCGTGCTGCTGCGCGACTCGACGACCCTCGAGCGCGAGGGCGGTGCGACCCGCGTCTTCGTGCGCGCCTACCGCCGTTCGTTCCTGCGCGCGAACCTCGCCGGCATCCCGTTCCTCGCCGCTGCCGCGCTGCTCGCCGCCGACGCCCTCGTGCTGCCGCGTCTGACCGGGCCGGCCGCCGCCGTGCTCACGACGCTGACCGTGGCGATCGCGCTGGCCGCCCTGCTGACCGGCATCGTCGTCGTGACCCTGCTCGAGCGCTACGACGACCCGCCCGCGGCGCTGCTGCGCTACGCGGTCACCGTCACGCTCACATCGCCTGCGACCGGGGCCGGCGTGGTCGTCGCGCTCGCCGCGTGCGGCCTGATCGCGCTCGCAGTCCCGGTCTTCGCCCCGCTGGCGGGCGCCTCCGTGCCGCTCGCCATCGCCGTGCGCCTCATCGACCGGCGGCTCGCCCACCTCGACCCGGCGCATCCGAACCACTGA
- a CDS encoding carbohydrate ABC transporter permease, whose protein sequence is MATSAIPARRSPLHRRSRLHRREHLAALAFIAIPVLGFLTFIGYPLLFALYSSFTKWNGLSEPEFNGLDNYIEMAADPYFWKAMGNTVFMMIGIPIGLIISLLLALALNRRMRGTTFFRTVYYVPVISSLAAVAILWQWAYNGDFGLINQVLDMVGIEGPNWLQDASTAKPAIIIMAVWKGIGFSMLLYLAALQSVPRHLYEAAAIDGANAVQQFWHITVPMLRPVTFFLVVTSIIGGAQIFIEINIMTPTGGPEFSTASIVWYIWQKAFNYLQMGYATAMSVVLGLLVFLVTAIQFRVNRRSQFSIE, encoded by the coding sequence ATGGCGACCTCGGCCATTCCTGCGCGACGCTCCCCACTGCACCGGCGCTCCCGACTGCACCGGCGTGAGCACCTGGCGGCGCTGGCGTTCATCGCCATCCCCGTACTGGGCTTCCTGACCTTCATCGGGTACCCGCTGCTGTTCGCGCTGTACTCGTCCTTCACGAAGTGGAACGGGCTCTCCGAGCCCGAGTTCAACGGGCTCGACAACTACATCGAGATGGCCGCCGACCCGTACTTCTGGAAGGCGATGGGCAACACCGTCTTCATGATGATCGGCATCCCGATCGGCCTGATCATCTCGCTGCTGCTCGCCCTGGCGCTGAACCGCCGGATGCGCGGCACCACCTTCTTCCGCACCGTCTACTACGTGCCGGTGATCTCGTCGCTGGCGGCCGTGGCCATCCTCTGGCAGTGGGCCTACAACGGCGACTTCGGCCTGATCAACCAGGTGCTCGACATGGTCGGCATCGAGGGCCCCAACTGGCTGCAGGACGCCTCGACGGCGAAGCCGGCGATCATCATCATGGCCGTCTGGAAGGGCATCGGCTTCTCGATGCTGCTCTACCTGGCAGCCCTGCAGTCCGTGCCACGGCACCTGTACGAGGCCGCCGCGATCGACGGCGCCAACGCCGTGCAGCAGTTCTGGCACATCACCGTCCCGATGCTGCGCCCCGTGACCTTCTTCCTCGTGGTCACCAGCATCATCGGCGGCGCGCAGATCTTCATCGAGATCAACATCATGACCCCCACCGGCGGGCCCGAGTTCTCCACGGCATCCATCGTCTGGTACATCTGGCAGAAGGCGTTCAACTACCTCCAGATGGGCTATGCCACCGCGATGTCGGTCGTGCTGGGGCTGCTGGTCTTCCTCGTGACGGCCATCCAGTTCCGCGTCAACCGCCGGTCCCAGTTCTCCATCGAATGA
- a CDS encoding carbohydrate ABC transporter permease, whose amino-acid sequence MSTATETLVTVPPEMPGEPRRLPTRPARRAGGTRSRARRTTNIVLTLILSLGGIVMIAPLLWTFSTSLKTREAVFALPPQWIPDPVVWENYARVWTAGPLASGILNSVIVSVSVTVVGTLTSAIAAFAFAKMRLPFKNVIFLVLLSAIMIPFPTIMIPQFKMFGDAGLVDTLWPLILPGLFGNIVMIFFLKQYLDSVPDSIIEAATLDGAGYLRIFFTLIFPAIRPAIAAQFILWFMAVWNDYLAPIIYLNSPDKQTLQLVIASFNATYASQTDYPLIMAASFIALIPVLAVFVIFQKQIIESVALTGAKA is encoded by the coding sequence ATGAGCACAGCGACCGAGACCCTGGTGACCGTCCCGCCGGAGATGCCCGGCGAGCCGCGACGGCTCCCCACCCGCCCCGCACGCCGCGCCGGCGGCACGCGATCCCGCGCCCGTCGCACGACGAACATCGTGCTGACCCTGATCCTGTCCCTCGGCGGCATCGTCATGATCGCCCCGCTGCTGTGGACCTTCTCCACCTCGCTGAAGACCCGCGAGGCGGTGTTCGCCCTGCCGCCGCAGTGGATCCCCGACCCGGTGGTCTGGGAGAACTACGCCCGGGTGTGGACCGCGGGGCCGCTGGCCTCCGGCATCCTCAACAGCGTCATCGTCTCGGTGAGCGTCACCGTCGTCGGCACGCTGACCTCGGCGATCGCCGCCTTCGCGTTCGCGAAGATGCGGCTGCCGTTCAAGAACGTGATCTTCCTGGTGCTGCTGTCGGCGATCATGATCCCGTTCCCGACGATCATGATCCCGCAGTTCAAGATGTTCGGCGACGCGGGACTCGTCGACACCCTGTGGCCGCTGATCCTGCCCGGGCTGTTCGGCAACATCGTGATGATCTTCTTCCTCAAGCAGTACCTCGACTCGGTGCCCGACTCGATCATCGAGGCGGCGACGCTCGACGGCGCCGGCTACCTGCGCATCTTCTTCACGCTGATCTTCCCCGCCATCCGCCCGGCGATCGCCGCGCAGTTCATCCTCTGGTTCATGGCGGTGTGGAACGACTACCTCGCGCCGATCATCTACCTGAACTCGCCCGACAAGCAGACGCTGCAGCTCGTGATCGCCAGCTTCAACGCCACCTACGCGAGCCAGACCGACTACCCGCTGATCATGGCGGCGTCGTTCATCGCGCTCATCCCGGTGCTGGCCGTGTTCGTGATCTTCCAGAAGCAGATCATCGAGTCGGTGGCGCTGACCGGGGCGAAGGCCTGA
- a CDS encoding alpha-N-arabinofuranosidase — MTVLSRTPGASVIDRRIYGQFAEHLGRCIYEGVWVGADSDIPHRNGLRTDVIDALRHIKVPVVRWPGGCFADEYHWLKGVGPERQPMVNTHWGGVVESNAFGTHEYFELLHQLDAEAYINGNVGSGTVAEMQDWIEYMTLDSTAPMAELRKRYGREQPWKLEFFGVGNESWGCGGNMLPLHYANQYRQFQTYVRNYGEDQIAKIACGANADDYEWTDVLMARAAEHMHGLSLHYYTLPTSDWARKGAALEFSDFEWHETLRQARRMDELVTRHSRIMDKYDPAKRVSLIVDEWGTWYDVEEGTNPGFLYQQSTLRDAAVAAITLNIFHRHADRVRMANIAQLVNVLQAMILTDGGRMLTTPTYHVFDLYTDHQDAEYVDVPAGTFGQDTDATASFKDGAYTVSVTNTALDREVEVVFELPSAITEVRRAQVLTGASATAHNTFDAPDTVALADLDVSVNGRTVKATLPPHSVATVRLAVAE, encoded by the coding sequence GTGACCGTTCTCTCCCGCACCCCCGGTGCATCCGTCATCGACCGCCGCATCTACGGGCAGTTCGCCGAGCACCTCGGCCGCTGCATCTACGAAGGCGTCTGGGTCGGGGCCGACTCCGACATCCCGCACCGCAACGGCCTGCGCACCGACGTGATCGACGCGCTGCGGCACATCAAGGTGCCGGTGGTGCGCTGGCCCGGCGGATGCTTCGCCGACGAGTACCACTGGCTCAAGGGCGTCGGCCCCGAGCGTCAGCCGATGGTGAACACGCACTGGGGCGGCGTCGTCGAGTCGAACGCCTTCGGCACGCACGAGTACTTCGAGCTGCTGCACCAGCTCGACGCCGAGGCGTACATCAACGGCAACGTCGGAAGCGGCACCGTCGCCGAGATGCAGGACTGGATCGAGTACATGACCCTCGACTCCACCGCGCCGATGGCCGAGCTGCGCAAGCGGTACGGCCGCGAGCAGCCGTGGAAGCTGGAGTTCTTCGGGGTCGGGAACGAGAGCTGGGGATGCGGGGGCAACATGCTCCCGCTGCACTACGCCAACCAGTACCGGCAGTTCCAGACCTACGTGCGCAACTACGGCGAGGACCAGATCGCGAAGATCGCCTGCGGCGCCAACGCCGACGACTACGAATGGACCGACGTGCTCATGGCGCGCGCCGCCGAGCACATGCACGGCCTCAGCCTGCACTACTACACCCTGCCGACCTCCGACTGGGCCCGGAAGGGCGCGGCGCTGGAGTTCTCGGACTTCGAATGGCACGAGACCCTGCGCCAGGCCCGCCGCATGGACGAGCTGGTCACGCGGCACAGCCGCATCATGGACAAGTACGACCCCGCCAAGCGCGTCTCGCTGATCGTCGACGAGTGGGGCACCTGGTACGACGTCGAAGAGGGCACCAACCCCGGGTTCCTCTACCAGCAGAGCACTCTGCGGGATGCCGCGGTCGCGGCGATCACGCTGAACATCTTCCACCGCCACGCCGACCGGGTGCGGATGGCCAACATCGCCCAGCTGGTCAACGTGCTGCAGGCGATGATCCTCACCGACGGCGGGCGGATGCTGACCACGCCGACCTATCACGTGTTCGATCTCTACACCGACCACCAGGATGCGGAGTACGTGGACGTGCCCGCCGGAACGTTCGGCCAGGACACCGACGCGACCGCGTCGTTCAAGGACGGCGCCTACACGGTGAGCGTGACGAACACCGCGCTCGACCGCGAGGTCGAGGTCGTCTTCGAGCTGCCGTCGGCGATCACCGAGGTGCGACGCGCCCAGGTGCTCACGGGGGCATCGGCCACGGCGCACAACACCTTCGACGCCCCGGACACGGTCGCCCTCGCCGACCTCGACGTCTCGGTGAACGGCCGCACGGTGAAGGCGACCCTGCCGCCGCACTCAGTCGCCACCGTGCGCCTCGCGGTCGCGGAGTGA